A stretch of Aristophania vespae DNA encodes these proteins:
- a CDS encoding autotransporter strand-loop-strand O-heptosyltransferase translates to MTETSKDRILQDIIHLKGEDFSETPVAVQSTSTEMPDISLSESVSSEGNITIEEEKEQPQAPILMGATPFPEPVPRLTQEGPEGIRYDFNAGARIYLPPGDWKMRLKDTETQSLLYEREGGDVQILSIKRHFFQARIEIEKNGKLFWSHDFNAAGKKVAVIMPGGTLGDTLGWFPYAVRFAKQHKCELTVMMVEPIKELLQPVYPDVRCVTREEYEKIRHEFYATYYIGLYFHDQDNKWQPADFRMVGLHRTAGYILGVDPTEEAPLVDIAQADKRPIAEPYVVIAVQASSACKYWNHPTGWMDIVAYLKQKGYRVICIDKEPVIAYQLYWNSLPYGVEDETGERPLSERARWLKHADFFIGLSSGLSWLAWAVKTPVVMISGFTHPINEFDNPYRVFSTHVCNSCWHDIRTPFKHDEYIFCPRHKGTSRQFECTKAISPSYVIATIERLCADYKLDPKKNKKTKSRK, encoded by the coding sequence GTGACAGAGACCTCAAAAGATCGCATTCTCCAAGACATTATTCATTTAAAGGGAGAAGATTTTTCTGAAACACCCGTGGCGGTGCAGAGTACATCAACAGAAATGCCCGATATATCCCTCAGTGAATCTGTAAGTTCTGAGGGGAACATCACTATTGAGGAGGAAAAAGAACAGCCTCAGGCCCCGATTCTCATGGGGGCGACACCTTTTCCAGAGCCTGTTCCTAGATTAACGCAAGAAGGACCGGAAGGAATCCGCTATGACTTTAATGCGGGTGCCCGGATTTACCTTCCTCCCGGTGACTGGAAAATGCGTTTAAAAGATACAGAAACGCAGAGCCTTCTTTATGAAAGAGAGGGCGGGGATGTTCAGATCCTGTCCATCAAACGGCATTTTTTTCAGGCACGTATAGAAATCGAGAAAAATGGTAAGCTCTTTTGGAGCCATGATTTTAATGCAGCGGGTAAAAAAGTAGCGGTCATTATGCCAGGTGGCACACTTGGCGATACGTTAGGCTGGTTTCCTTATGCTGTACGTTTTGCCAAACAGCATAAATGTGAATTAACAGTCATGATGGTTGAGCCCATCAAAGAGTTATTACAGCCCGTCTATCCTGACGTGCGTTGTGTAACGCGCGAAGAATATGAAAAAATTCGTCATGAATTTTATGCGACCTATTATATTGGTCTCTATTTCCATGATCAGGATAATAAATGGCAGCCAGCAGATTTTCGTATGGTGGGGCTGCACCGTACAGCAGGCTATATTTTGGGTGTTGACCCTACAGAAGAAGCGCCCTTGGTTGATATTGCGCAGGCTGATAAACGGCCTATTGCGGAGCCTTACGTCGTTATTGCTGTTCAAGCCTCATCAGCGTGTAAATATTGGAACCATCCTACAGGGTGGATGGATATCGTTGCGTACCTAAAACAAAAAGGGTATCGCGTTATCTGTATTGATAAAGAACCTGTCATAGCTTACCAGCTTTATTGGAATAGTCTTCCTTATGGCGTTGAAGATGAAACGGGAGAGCGTCCTTTAAGTGAGCGCGCACGCTGGCTTAAACATGCAGATTTCTTTATAGGACTTTCATCAGGACTTTCCTGGCTTGCATGGGCAGTAAAAACACCTGTTGTAATGATTAGCGGTTTTACACATCCCATAAATGAGTTTGATAATCCTTATCGTGTTTTTTCAACTCACGTATGTAATAGTTGCTGGCATGATATTAGAACGCCTTTTAAACATGACGAGTATATTTTCTGTCCTCGTCATAAAGGCACATCGCGACAGTTTGAGTGCACAAAAGCAATTTCACCTAGTTACGTTATAGCAACTATTGAGCGCTTATGTGCCGACTACAAACTAGACCCCAAAAAGAATAAAAAAACAAAATCAAGGAAATAA
- a CDS encoding AMP-binding protein, which translates to MNKIEDYHLYRHKDGRLLLDWKSSTLDEMLSYRALITPDFKQFSYIGDGENVTQDMTLAQAHEWACRVAGLIARFAPERSHIVLCFENGLEAIAGFFGCVYANMIPISGIYPTAPESVTRLVDILEDSQAVAVIGLRQTLLDFRRTMPKGAPAVKWIPIEGAEKTEPLYRHHAADMHDVAFVQYTSGSVGRPRGVQITHSNLGYNLFLMLGRIGFYDGALGVSWLPLSHDMGLITGLLVGLTAGGPCMLMSPFHFIEKPERWLKIISRYRVSFTASPNFAYDLCTRTVSEDTLKTLDLSCWWRSLIGAEMIECDTVEGFIDRFSSVGVSKKLIHSGYGMAETTLGFASGGQHVAVQEKRGDSVVTFKAFSRAGLTKGLVIPPKDESDQRVLANCGMALEGHKIAVVDPETGEDLGEDRVGELWLSGPSISPGYLNREQENKERFNLPLKGDFYFRSRDTGFIHQGNLYVTGRLENRLLIGGRRFDPDDLASVIRQKCPQFTVRGLAIFWDDQALCVLGEISSSAISDQKFTLIKNMARAIKQICPVKALKIVLVRTGGISRTPSGKIRLMATQEAFKQKTLPIIEEQHFSTEELEALNILDLPSVTL; encoded by the coding sequence ATGAACAAAATAGAGGATTACCATCTTTATAGGCATAAAGATGGTCGTCTACTCCTTGACTGGAAAAGTTCTACGCTAGATGAAATGCTAAGTTATCGGGCGCTTATAACGCCCGATTTCAAACAATTTAGCTATATTGGCGATGGCGAAAATGTCACTCAGGATATGACGCTGGCTCAAGCTCATGAATGGGCGTGTCGTGTGGCTGGCCTCATTGCACGTTTTGCGCCTGAGCGTTCTCATATTGTGCTATGCTTTGAAAATGGCCTAGAGGCTATTGCTGGTTTTTTTGGCTGTGTTTATGCCAATATGATTCCTATTTCAGGCATTTATCCTACTGCGCCTGAAAGTGTTACACGCCTTGTTGATATTTTAGAAGATTCACAGGCTGTTGCTGTGATTGGTCTGCGTCAAACATTACTCGATTTTAGACGTACGATGCCTAAAGGCGCTCCGGCAGTAAAATGGATTCCGATTGAGGGGGCTGAAAAAACAGAGCCACTTTATCGTCATCACGCTGCTGATATGCATGATGTAGCCTTTGTGCAATATACGTCGGGTTCAGTGGGACGGCCACGCGGGGTGCAGATCACGCATAGCAATCTGGGCTATAATCTCTTTCTTATGCTAGGAAGAATTGGCTTTTATGACGGAGCCCTGGGAGTAAGCTGGCTCCCATTATCGCATGATATGGGGCTTATTACAGGTTTGCTGGTCGGGCTGACTGCCGGCGGGCCTTGTATGCTCATGTCTCCGTTTCATTTTATTGAAAAGCCTGAGCGTTGGCTAAAAATTATAAGCCGATATCGTGTGTCTTTTACAGCCAGCCCCAATTTTGCTTATGATTTATGTACCAGGACTGTTTCAGAAGACACATTAAAAACGCTTGATCTTTCCTGCTGGTGGCGTTCTCTTATCGGTGCTGAGATGATTGAATGTGACACGGTCGAAGGGTTTATAGATCGTTTTTCTAGCGTGGGTGTTAGTAAGAAACTTATTCATTCAGGCTATGGAATGGCTGAGACAACCCTTGGCTTTGCCAGTGGGGGGCAGCATGTTGCCGTGCAGGAAAAACGCGGTGATTCTGTCGTTACTTTTAAGGCTTTTTCAAGAGCAGGCCTTACAAAAGGATTAGTTATCCCACCCAAGGATGAATCAGATCAACGTGTATTGGCAAATTGCGGTATGGCGCTGGAAGGCCATAAAATTGCTGTCGTTGACCCAGAAACGGGCGAAGATTTAGGTGAGGATCGGGTCGGAGAATTATGGTTGAGTGGCCCCAGTATTTCGCCTGGATATCTCAATCGTGAGCAGGAAAATAAGGAACGGTTTAATCTTCCATTAAAGGGCGACTTTTATTTTAGGAGTCGTGATACTGGCTTTATTCATCAGGGAAATCTCTATGTTACCGGCCGATTGGAAAATCGTCTTCTGATAGGGGGGCGTCGTTTTGATCCTGATGATTTAGCGAGTGTTATCCGTCAAAAATGCCCTCAATTTACTGTTCGTGGTTTAGCTATATTCTGGGATGACCAAGCGCTTTGTGTTTTGGGAGAAATATCATCGTCAGCTATATCGGACCAGAAATTTACCCTCATAAAAAATATGGCACGTGCCATTAAACAAATCTGTCCGGTAAAAGCACTGAAAATTGTGTTAGTGCGCACTGGCGGCATTAGCCGTACGCCGAGCGGTAAAATTCGCTTAATGGCCACTCAGGAGGCATTTAAACAAAAAACACTACCTATTATAGAGGAACAGCATTTTTCGACTGAAGAGCTCGAGGCATTGAACATACTCGACCTGCCTTCAGTAACTTTATAG